The Tripterygium wilfordii isolate XIE 37 chromosome 17, ASM1340144v1, whole genome shotgun sequence genome has a window encoding:
- the LOC119982264 gene encoding DNA mismatch repair protein MLH1 isoform X1, with amino-acid sequence MTMGMEVDVVEEELLKEPPKIQRLDQSVVNRIAAGEVIQRPVSAVKELVENSLDAQSTSINVVVKDGGLKLIQVSDDGHGIRYEDLPILCERHTTSKLCEFEDLKSIKSMGFRGEALASMTYVGHVTVTTITKGQLHGYRVSYRDGVMEHEPKPCAAVKGTQIMVENLFYNMIARRKTLQNSADDYSKIVDLLSRFAIHHTNVSFSCRKHGAARADVHSVATSSRLDSIRSVYGVSVALNLMKVEASENDPSSAVFEMDGLISDLNYVAKKITMVLFINDRLVDCTALKRAIEIVYAATLPKASKPFIYMSIVLPPEHVDVNVHPTKREVSLLNQEAIIEKIQSTVESKLRNSNDTRTFQEQTVESSTSATIGTNKDLHLNPSPSGLKLAKVPVHKMVRTDSLDPAGRLHAYLHEKPADQFDGNSSLTAVRSSVRQRRNPKESSDITSVQQLIDEIDGNCHSGLLDIARHCTYIGMADNVFALLQHNTHLYLANVVNLSKELMYQQVLRRFCHFNAIQLSDPAPLSELIMLALKEEDLDPESIENDDLKEKIADMNTELLKKKAEMLEEFFCIYIDEQGNLSRIPVILDQHTPDMDRVPEFVLCLANDVDWEDERNCFQTIAAALGNFYAMHPPLLPKPSGDDLQFYRKRKPVRIPQDEETPSYDMEKNFDTESKMELEQKNLDMESEMEVELLSEAETAWAQREWSIQHVLFPSMRLFFKPPSSMATNGTFVQVASLEKLYKIFERC; translated from the exons ATGACGATGGGAATGGAAGTAGACGTTGTGGAAGAAGAGCTGCTAAAGGAGCCTCCAAAAATTCAGAGACTAGATCAGTCGGTGGTGAATAGGATCGCGGCAGGAGAAGTGATCCAACGGCCAGTATCGGCCGTAAAGGAGTTGGTGGAGAACAGCCTCGACGCCCAATCCACCTCCATAAATGTCGTAGTCAAGGACGGTGGCCTTAAGCTCATCCAAGTCTCCGATGACGGCCACGGAATTCGC TACGAGGACTTGCCCATACTGTGTGAGAGGCACACGACCTCCAAGTTGTGTGAATTTGAGGATTTAAAGTCGATAAAGTCAATGGGTTTCAGAGGGGAGGCATTGGCAAGCATGACCTATGTTGGTCATGTTACTGTCACCACCATAACCAAAGGACAGTTGCACGGTTACAG GGTATCATACAGAGATGGTGTCATGGAGCATGAACCAAAGCCTTGTGCTGCTGTAAAAGGAACGCAGATAATG gTAGAGAATTTGTTCTACAACATGATTGCTCGGAGGAAGACACTACAAAACTCTGCTGATGATTATTCAAAAATTGTAGACTTGCTAAGCCGATTTGCTATTCACCACACAAACGTGAGCTTTTCTTGCAGAAAG CATGGAGCTGCTAGAGCTGATGTTCACTCAGTGGCCACTTCGTCGAGGCTTGATTCCATCAGATCTGTGTATGGGGTGTCAGTTGCTTTGAATTTGATGAAAGTAGAAGCTTCAGAAAATGACCCTTCCAGTGCGGTCTTTGAGATGGATGGACTTATCTCCGATTTAAATTATGTTGCGAAGAAAATAACAATGGTGCTTTTTATAAATG ATAGATTGGTGGATTGTACAGCTTTGAAGAGAGCTATCGAAATTGTTTACGCTGCGACATTGCCAAAAGCATCCAAACCCTTCATATACATGTCTATTGTACTGCCACCAGAGCATGTTGATGTGAATGTACACCCCACAAAGAGAGAG GTGAGCCTTTTGAACCAGGAAGCTATAATTGAAAAGATACAATCAACAGTTGAGTCTAAATTGAGAAACTCAAATGACACAAGGACATTCCAAGAACAG ACTGTGGAGTCTTCAACATCTGCTACTATTGGTACAAATAAAGATCTGCATCTCAATCCCTCACCCTCTG GGTTGAAGTTGGCAAAAGTTCCGGTGCATAAAATGGTTAGAACAGATTCATTGGATCCAGCTGGAAGGTTGCATGCCTATTTGCATGAGAAGCCTGCAGACCAATTTGATGGAAACTCTAGCCTAACTGCTGTGAG GTCCTCTGTCAGGCAAAGAAGGAACCCAAAGGAAAGTTCTGACATTACTAGTGTTCAACAGCTTATCGATGAGATTGATGGCAATTGTCATTCAG GTTTGCTAGACATTGCACGACACTGCACGTATATTGGAATGGCAGATAATGTTTTTGCATTGCTTCAACACAATACTCATCTTTATCTTGCAAATGTAGTGAACTTAAG CAAGGAGCTTATGTATCAGCAGGTTCTGCGCCGTTTCTGTCATTTTAATGCTATCCAACTAAGTGATCCTGCTCCCCTGTCAGAGCTGATTATGTTGGCCCTGAAAGAGGAAGACTTAGATCCAGAAAGCATAGAAAATGATGACCTGAAGGAGAAGATTGCAGAT ATGAATACAGAATTGCTTAAGAAGAAGGCTGAAATGCTGGAGGAATTTTTTTGCATTTATATTGATGAACAGGGGAACTTGTCTAGGATTCCTGTAATACTTGACCAGCACACACCTGACATGGATCGCGTTCCTGAATTTGTACTTTGTTTGGCCAATGAT GTTGATTGGGAGGATGAAAGGAATTGCTTTCAAACAATTGCAGCTGCTCTTGGAAACTTTTATGCCATGCATCCCCCTCTGTTGCCCAAGCCATCAGGCGATGACTTGCAATTTTACCGAAAGAGAAAACCAGTCAGGATTCCTCAGGATGAAGAAACTCCCTCTTATGATATGG AGAAAAACTTTGATACGGAGAGTAAAATGGAGCTTGAACAGAAAAACCTTGATATGGAGAGTGAAATGGAGGTTGAATTACTTTCGGAGGCAGAGACTGCATGGGCCCAGCGTGAATGGTCAATCCAGCATGTACTGTTTCCATCCATGAGACTCTTTTTCAAACCACCATCCTCAATGGCAACAAATGGAACTTTTGTACAG GTAGCGTCGTTGGAGAAGCTGTACAAGATTTTTGAAAGATGCTAA
- the LOC119982264 gene encoding DNA mismatch repair protein MLH1 isoform X2, with the protein MTMGMEVDVVEEELLKEPPKIQRLDQSVVNRIAAGEVIQRPVSAVKELVENSLDAQSTSINVVVKDGGLKLIQVSDDGHGIRYEDLPILCERHTTSKLCEFEDLKSIKSMGFRGEALASMTYVGHVTVTTITKGQLHGYRVSYRDGVMEHEPKPCAAVKGTQIMVENLFYNMIARRKTLQNSADDYSKIVDLLSRFAIHHTNVSFSCRKHGAARADVHSVATSSRLDSIRSVYGVSVALNLMKVEASENDPSSAVFEMDGLISDLNYVAKKITMVLFINDRLVDCTALKRAIEIVYAATLPKASKPFIYMSIVLPPEHVDVNVHPTKREVSLLNQEAIIEKIQSTVESKLRNSNDTRTFQEQTVESSTSATIGTNKDLHLNPSPSGLKLAKVPVHKMVRTDSLDPAGRLHAYLHEKPADQFDGNSSLTAVRSSVRQRRNPKESSDITSVQQLIDEIDGNCHSGLLDIARHCTYIGMADNVFALLQHNTHLYLANVVNLSKELMYQQVLRRFCHFNAIQLSDPAPLSELIMLALKEEDLDPESIENDDLKEKIADVDWEDERNCFQTIAAALGNFYAMHPPLLPKPSGDDLQFYRKRKPVRIPQDEETPSYDMEKNFDTESKMELEQKNLDMESEMEVELLSEAETAWAQREWSIQHVLFPSMRLFFKPPSSMATNGTFVQVASLEKLYKIFERC; encoded by the exons ATGACGATGGGAATGGAAGTAGACGTTGTGGAAGAAGAGCTGCTAAAGGAGCCTCCAAAAATTCAGAGACTAGATCAGTCGGTGGTGAATAGGATCGCGGCAGGAGAAGTGATCCAACGGCCAGTATCGGCCGTAAAGGAGTTGGTGGAGAACAGCCTCGACGCCCAATCCACCTCCATAAATGTCGTAGTCAAGGACGGTGGCCTTAAGCTCATCCAAGTCTCCGATGACGGCCACGGAATTCGC TACGAGGACTTGCCCATACTGTGTGAGAGGCACACGACCTCCAAGTTGTGTGAATTTGAGGATTTAAAGTCGATAAAGTCAATGGGTTTCAGAGGGGAGGCATTGGCAAGCATGACCTATGTTGGTCATGTTACTGTCACCACCATAACCAAAGGACAGTTGCACGGTTACAG GGTATCATACAGAGATGGTGTCATGGAGCATGAACCAAAGCCTTGTGCTGCTGTAAAAGGAACGCAGATAATG gTAGAGAATTTGTTCTACAACATGATTGCTCGGAGGAAGACACTACAAAACTCTGCTGATGATTATTCAAAAATTGTAGACTTGCTAAGCCGATTTGCTATTCACCACACAAACGTGAGCTTTTCTTGCAGAAAG CATGGAGCTGCTAGAGCTGATGTTCACTCAGTGGCCACTTCGTCGAGGCTTGATTCCATCAGATCTGTGTATGGGGTGTCAGTTGCTTTGAATTTGATGAAAGTAGAAGCTTCAGAAAATGACCCTTCCAGTGCGGTCTTTGAGATGGATGGACTTATCTCCGATTTAAATTATGTTGCGAAGAAAATAACAATGGTGCTTTTTATAAATG ATAGATTGGTGGATTGTACAGCTTTGAAGAGAGCTATCGAAATTGTTTACGCTGCGACATTGCCAAAAGCATCCAAACCCTTCATATACATGTCTATTGTACTGCCACCAGAGCATGTTGATGTGAATGTACACCCCACAAAGAGAGAG GTGAGCCTTTTGAACCAGGAAGCTATAATTGAAAAGATACAATCAACAGTTGAGTCTAAATTGAGAAACTCAAATGACACAAGGACATTCCAAGAACAG ACTGTGGAGTCTTCAACATCTGCTACTATTGGTACAAATAAAGATCTGCATCTCAATCCCTCACCCTCTG GGTTGAAGTTGGCAAAAGTTCCGGTGCATAAAATGGTTAGAACAGATTCATTGGATCCAGCTGGAAGGTTGCATGCCTATTTGCATGAGAAGCCTGCAGACCAATTTGATGGAAACTCTAGCCTAACTGCTGTGAG GTCCTCTGTCAGGCAAAGAAGGAACCCAAAGGAAAGTTCTGACATTACTAGTGTTCAACAGCTTATCGATGAGATTGATGGCAATTGTCATTCAG GTTTGCTAGACATTGCACGACACTGCACGTATATTGGAATGGCAGATAATGTTTTTGCATTGCTTCAACACAATACTCATCTTTATCTTGCAAATGTAGTGAACTTAAG CAAGGAGCTTATGTATCAGCAGGTTCTGCGCCGTTTCTGTCATTTTAATGCTATCCAACTAAGTGATCCTGCTCCCCTGTCAGAGCTGATTATGTTGGCCCTGAAAGAGGAAGACTTAGATCCAGAAAGCATAGAAAATGATGACCTGAAGGAGAAGATTGCAGAT GTTGATTGGGAGGATGAAAGGAATTGCTTTCAAACAATTGCAGCTGCTCTTGGAAACTTTTATGCCATGCATCCCCCTCTGTTGCCCAAGCCATCAGGCGATGACTTGCAATTTTACCGAAAGAGAAAACCAGTCAGGATTCCTCAGGATGAAGAAACTCCCTCTTATGATATGG AGAAAAACTTTGATACGGAGAGTAAAATGGAGCTTGAACAGAAAAACCTTGATATGGAGAGTGAAATGGAGGTTGAATTACTTTCGGAGGCAGAGACTGCATGGGCCCAGCGTGAATGGTCAATCCAGCATGTACTGTTTCCATCCATGAGACTCTTTTTCAAACCACCATCCTCAATGGCAACAAATGGAACTTTTGTACAG GTAGCGTCGTTGGAGAAGCTGTACAAGATTTTTGAAAGATGCTAA